A stretch of Brassica napus cultivar Da-Ae chromosome C6, Da-Ae, whole genome shotgun sequence DNA encodes these proteins:
- the LOC125588298 gene encoding protein ALP1-like has translation MDSNSILRLLIEDDELDLLFDENQYMCALLEEMGGATEADADRQLVRTNRGEGWRRVQRFMNGSEVQCYEILRMNQETFKSLCKVLSEKYGLKETHNVYVEESVAMFLETVGQDATVRAISEHYQHSTDTVKKKLEQVLSSLLKLASDIVKPTRNEFATASPFLEGKPQYWPYFKNCIGALDGTHIAVRPPSGNSEPFRGRKGEPTMNVLAICNFDMRFIYAYVGVPGRAHDTKVLTYCATEEASFPHPPAGKYYLVDSGYPTRTGYLGPHRKTRYHIDQFNRGGPPSNTRELFNRKHSGLRSMIERTFGVWKAKWRVLDRKHPKYELKKWIKIVTATMALHNFIRDSQHGDTDFSYWEGVESYEQHGDDQEEHVGYIPQGDRLMESVRHCITMEMARGTRLPY, from the exons ATGGACAGTAAC AGCATATTAAGACTTTTAATTGAAGATGATGAGTTGGATTTGTTATTTGATGAGAATCAGTACATGTGTGCTCTTTTGGAGGAGATGGGTGGAGCAACAGAAGCTGATGCTGATAGGCAATTAGTCAGGACAAACCGAGGTGAAGGTTGGCGACGTGTGCAACGTTTTATGAACGGGTCTGAGGTACAATGCTATGAGATTCTACGCATGAACCAGGAAACATTTAAGAGTTTGTGTAAGGTGCTATCAGAAAAGTATGGGTTAAAGGAGACTCACAATGTTTACGTTGAGGAGAGTGTTGCAATGTTCTTAGAGACGGTCGGACAAGACGCAACTGTACGGGCTATATCAGAGCATTATCAGCATTCAACTGACACTGTGAAAAAGAAGTTAGAACAG GTATTAAGTTCTCTCTTGAAGCTTGCATCAGACATTGTGAAACCGACTAGGAATGAGTTTGCAACTGCTAGTCCTTTTCTAGAAGGTAAACCACAGTATTGGCCTTACTTTAAGAACTGCATAGGTGCTTTAGATGGAACTCATATTGCTGTCCGTCCACCATCTGGGAATAGTGAGCCATTTAGAGGTAGAAAAGGTGAACCAACCATGAATGTGCTGGCTATTTGTAATTTTGACATGAGGTTCATCTACGCTTATGTTGGAGTTCCCGGAAGAGCACATGACACGAAAGTGCTAACATACTGTGCTACTGAAGAAGCTTCTTTTCCTCACCCACCAGCTGGAAAATACTACTTGGTCGACTCAGGTTACCCAACCAGAACTGGTTACTTAGGTCCTCATCGCAAGACTAGATACCATATAGATCAGTTCAACAGAGGAGGTCCACCATCAAACACTAGGGAATTGTTCAACCGCAAGCACTCCGGTTTAAGATCAATGATTGAAAGGACTTTTGGTGTTTGGAAAGCCAAGTGGAGAGTTTTAGACAGAAAGCATCCCAAGTATGAGTTGAAGAAATGGATAAAGATTGTGACAGCAACCATGGCCCTCCACAACTTTATTCGAGATTCACAACATGGAGATACTGATTTTTCTTATTGGGAAGGAGTGGAATCATATGAACAGCATGGTGATGATCAAGAAGAGCATGTTGGATACATTCCGCAGGGTGATAGACTGATGGAGAGTGTGCGTCACTGTATTACTATGGAGATGGCAAGAGGAACTAGACTTCCATACTag
- the LOC106350147 gene encoding uncharacterized protein LOC106350147 — protein MTFVPGTDSLAWTDEQTRFYLKLRVEEKLKGNERKGNLNEVGRQSIIDKFYEAYGERHVWRKFGIKHTTCETQYARFKRLINKRTGLGYDANGYVDMSDDWWDQLFKEFPSARKLKENPLANVDLLENVFGAVHVSGGEGWTAQQGEDSLDKQGDNNDGDAEDTDVDQVPPTQDISAPAESRTAGPSSSRAKANRKRSRAAQVGQTVVDCLSDKNKMIGNHPEFSCSQLTAMEALHSLSAIRHWSPLYKAAIDHLKQDPTNRQTFLFYKDDEDKVLYLEYATGESRDA, from the exons ATGACATTTGTCCCTGGTACTGAT TCCCTGGCATGGACTGATGAGCAAACCCGGTTCTACCTCAAACTGAGAGTTGAGGAGAAGCTGAAAGGAAATGAAAGAAAAGGAAATCTTAATGAAGTTGGGAGACAGTCCATTATCGACAAGTTTTATGAAGCTTATGGGGAAAGACACGTTTGGAGAAAATTTGGGATCAAGCACACTACTTGCGAAACTCAGTATGCAAGGTTCAAACGGTTGATCAACAAGAGGACCGGACTTGGCTATGATGCAAATGGGTACGTAGACATGTCTGATGACTGGTGGGATCAACTTTTTAAG GAATTCCCATCAGCTAGAAAGCTTAAAGAGAATCCACTAGCAAATGTTGACTTGTTGGAGAATGTGTTTGGAGCGGTTCATGTAAGTGGAGGTGAAGGATGGACTGCTCAGCAAGGCGAAGACTCTTTGGATAAGCAAGGCGACAATAATGATGGTGATGCTGAAGACACTGATGTGGATCAAGTTCCTCCTACTCAAGATATCAGTGCTCCAGCTGAATCAAGAACTGCTGGCCCTTCATCCAGTAGAGCAAAAGCTAACAGGAAGAGATCAAGGGCTGCTCAAGTAGGACAGACTGTAGTAGATTGTCTTTCTGACAAGAACAAGATGATAGGGAACCACCCTGAGTTCAGTTGCAGCCAGCTTACAGCTATGGAAGCCTTACACTCACTGTCTGCTATCAGGCACTGGTCTCCTTTGTACAAGGCAGCCATCGATCATCTCAAGCAGGACCCTACCAATCGTCAGACCTTCTTGTTCTATAAAGATGATGAGGACAAGGTTCTCTACTTGGAGTATGCTACTGGTGAAAGTAGAGATGCTTGA